One Saimiri boliviensis isolate mSaiBol1 chromosome 17, mSaiBol1.pri, whole genome shotgun sequence genomic window carries:
- the LOC101041871 gene encoding CMRF35-like molecule 7 has product MWLSPALLLLSLSGCFSIYSQESVRAPEHGSMTVQCHYQQRWETYVKWWCRGMHWDSCTILIQTDGSEQEEKRDRVLIKDNQRDHVFTVTMGGLRQNDTDIYWCGIERIGTDLGTQVKVIVDPVRAASTPASSSSKLTTNRNMGVLISSHKRTYYVLLVFVKVPILLILVGTILWLKGSQRVPEKPWEQPIYMNLSSKHLNKDMAA; this is encoded by the exons ATGTGGCTTTCCCCAGCTCTgctccttctcagcctctcag gctgtttCTCCATCTATAGCCAAGAGTCCGTGAGAGCCCCAGAGCATGGGTCCATGACCGTGCAGTGCCACTATCAGCAAAGATGGGAGACCTACGTCAAGTGGTGGTGTCGAGGGATGCACTGGGATTCATGCACTATCCTCATTCAAACAGATGGGTCAGAACAAGAAGAGAAGAGGGACCGTGTGCTCATCAAAGACAATCAGAGAGACCACGTGTTCACTGTGACCATGGGGGGGCTCAGGCAAAACGACACAGACATTTACTGGTGTGGGATTGAGAGAATAGGAACTGACCTTGGGACTCAAGTTAAAGTGATCGTTGACCCAG TGAGAGCGGCTTCCACACCAGCAAGCTCGTCTTCCAAATTGACTACCAACAGGAATATGGGGGTGTTAATCAGCTCCCACAAGAG GACCTACTATGTGCTCCTGGTATTTGTGAAGGTGCCCATCTTGCTCATCTTGGTCGGTACAATCCTCTGGTTGAAGGGGTCTCAGAGGGTCCCTGAGAAGCCATGGGAACAACCTATCTATATGAACTTGTCCTCTAAACATCTGAACAAAGACATGGCTGCTTAG